One segment of Drosophila ananassae strain 14024-0371.13 chromosome 3R, ASM1763931v2, whole genome shotgun sequence DNA contains the following:
- the LOC6498223 gene encoding uncharacterized protein LOC6498223: protein MVLVAGAVTGPAMNRHEGIACNGCGKVAFTGRLYRCLSCRDFDICADCYDSDFTTATHPFDHPVKCVYTPADVELYFGGEYISSDPPQSYRCPYCKQWGFNESTFLEHVSAQHANASPLLVSTMVTLFEQQQAARLFLEDEQLASFSAAVSSRNQQMSRTHGSLDLYLEPLNPDGSYKRAGQPEVSVAKGNEVTRERAYRLRRGATSGAATGSTTTTTAASRARAATAAGGSGGSTASAASSTTTNVSNSHRGSRNSETAASTRRHDRVRLNVPQVESFRFTIAEAGRDHFMTPPGDVSFGATIPPTVASTGASTNAAAPGQPQPQPQQPQQQPHQPQPLMAHPTVNDMMRYYGGVVPLGQEPYHGPANRGHRSRLRTVPWLDGSGSQVAASGGGRNINVYGPTSPLAHGSHVPRSYLLPTDSLVREHRHRATRLSNYHQNALAAAGGGGAFPMGHQRLGHSRVLSTRTVDFNEVPMEDGDIMTVNAAAAENLMRCFEEEPALAAKKRDQERQRYLCYRFLAPAPSRPPAEETAFLAQRSEFVAQLLASALCEEDLQANVAVGKPIAVHPKLKSRPSSDIVGAGDAEKISPR from the coding sequence ATGGTGCTGGTTGCTGGTGCCGTTACTGGTCCTGCGATGAATCGCCACGAAGGCATCGCCTGCAACGGTTGCGGCAAGGTGGCATTCACCGGTCGGCTGTACCGCTGCCTGAGCTGTCGAGATTTCGACATTTGCGCGGACTGTTACGACAGTGACTTCACGACGGCCACCCATCCGTTCGACCATCCGGTGAAGTGCGTCTACACGCCGGCCGACGTGGAGCTGTACTTCGGCGGCGAGTACATCAGCAGCGATCCGCCGCAGAGCTACCGCTGTCCCTACTGCAAGCAGTGGGGCTTCAACGAGTCCACCTTCCTGGAGCACGTCTCGGCCCAGCATGCCAACGCCAGTCCGCTGCTGGTCTCCACCATGGTCACGCTCTtcgagcagcagcaggcggcCCGTTTGTTTCTGGAGGACGAGCAGCTGGCCTCCTTTTCGGCGGCGGTCAGTTCGCGTAACCAGCAAATGAGTCGCACCCACGGCTCCCTCGATCTCTATCTGGAGCCGCTGAATCCGGAcggtagctataaaagggcAGGTCAGCCGGAGGTGTCGGTGGCCAAGGGCAACGAGGTGACCAGGGAGCGGGCCTATCGACTGCGCCGAGGTGCCACATCGGGGGCAGCAACCGGATcgacgacaacgacaacggcAGCTTCCAGAGCTCGAGCAGCTACGGCGGCTGGTGGATCTGGCGGCTCTACCGCATCGGCAGCCTCCTCCACTACCACCAACGTTTCCAACAGCCACAGAGGTAGCCGGAATTCGGAAACGGCGGCTTCCACTCGTCGCCACGACCGGGTGCGCTTGAATGTGCCACAGGTGGAGAGTTTCCGATTCACCATTGCAGAGGCGGGACGAGACCATTTTATGACGCCGCCGGGAGATGTGTCCTTTGGTGCAACCATACCCCCGACGGTGGCCTCCACGGGAGCCTCTACAAATGCCGCAGCTCCTGGTCAACCACAGCCGCAACCGCAACAGCCACAACAGCAACCACATCAACCGCAGCCACTGATGGCCCATCCCACCGTGAACGACATGATGCGGTACTATGGCGGTGTGGTACCACTTGGCCAGGAGCCGTACCATGGTCCTGCTAATAGGGGCCACCGATCCCGCTTGCGTACGGTTCCCTGGTTGGACGGCAGCGGCAGTCAGGTGGCGGCCTCCGGCGGCGGACGCAACATCAACGTCTACGGACCTACTTCCCCCCTAGCCCACGGATCCCACGTTCCCAGGTCCTATCTTCTGCCGACGGACTCCCTTGTGCGAGAGCACCGCCATCGGGCCACCAGGCTGTCCAACTATCACCAGAACGCTCTAGCCGCAGCCGGCGGAGGAGGTGCGTTCCCGATGGGCCATCAGCGTTTAGGGCACTCGCGGGTTCTGTCCACGCGCACCGTGGACTTCAACGAGGTGCCGATGGAGGATGGCGACATTATGACTGTGAACGCAGCGGCCGCCGAGAATCTGATGCGCTGCTTCGAGGAGGAGCCTGCCTTGGCGGCTAAGAAGCGGGATCAGGAGCGTCAGCGCTACTTGTGCTACCGCTTCCTAGCGCCCGCACCGTCTCGTCCGCCGGCGGAGGAGACCGCCTTCCTGGCCCAGCGCTCCGAGTTCGTGGCTCAGCTGCTGGCCTCCGCGCTCTGTGAGGAGGATCTGCAGGCGAATGTGGCGGTGGGCAAGCCCATCGCAGTCCATCCCAAGCTAAAGAGCCGACCCAGCTCCGACATTGTGGGCGCCGGCGACGCCGAGAAGATCTCCCCGAGGTGA